The genome window GCATGATGCTCGCGGCGACCGGATTCGTCCACAAGCCGGAGAACATCGGCATCGTGGCCGCCACGGGATGCAACACCGTGTACGGCTCCACCTATCCCTACAACCCCTATCTCGTGCCGTGGACCAACTCGCTGTTCGAGAACGCGCCGGCGGACGCCATGGGCATTCGGGCGCGCTGGAACCAGCTCGGGTGGGAGTACAAGAAGCTCTGGGTGATCGGCGGCGACGGCGCGATGTACGACATCGGCTTCCAGAGTCTCAGCCGCATGCTGACCAGCGGCATGGATATCAACGTTCTGGTGCTCGACACCCAGGTCTACTCGAACACCGGCGGCCAGGCCTCGACCGCGTCGTTTCCGGCCCAGGACGCCAAAATGGCGGCCTTCGGCGCCGCGCAGCGCGGCAAGCGAGAGCGGCGCAAGGAGCTCGCCGAGATCTGCCTCGTGCATCCCGACGTTTACGTGGCGCAGACCACCGCCGCCCACATCAACCACTTCTACAGAGCGGTGATGGAGGCGAACGAGTATCCGGGGCCTGCGGTGATCAACGTCTACACCACCTGCCAGCCCGAGCACGGGGTGCCGGACTGCAATTCCGCGCGCCAGGCGAAGCTCGCCGTGGAGTCGCGCGCCTTTCCGCTTTTCATCTACGACCCGCGCAAGGGCGAGAAAATCCGGGAGCGGTTGAGCCTGGTCGGAAACCCGGCGCAAAAGGAGGACTGGTGGACGCCGCCCCGGAGCGAGAAGCCGCTCACTTTCCTCGACTTCGCACGCACGGAAGGGCGGTTCGCCAAGCACTGGGACAGCGAAGGAAATCCCTCGCCGGAGCTGCTCGAAGCCCAGGCGGAGCGGCTGCGGAACTGGCGCATGCTGCAGGAGCTGGCCGGGCTGCGCTGAGGCGAAGGGAAGCGAGCGGACGGAGACGATGAGAAGGGCCCCCACCTATCTCGTACCGATCGATTTCTCCCCGAATTCGGAAAAGGCGCTCGACTACGCGCTCTCGATGGCGCGCGAGCGGGGCGCCAAGGTGGTCGTGCTTCACGTCGTCCAGGGGGAGCTCGTCTACCCGCCGATGGGCGGGACCTTCGACTTCTACGGCCTGCTCGAGCGCGACGCCCGCGAGAGCTTCAGGCGGCTCGCGGCGCGCAAGCGCCTGGCGCCCGACGACTGCCGATTCGTGCTCGTGCGCGGCACCGACTTCGCCCGGGTCATCGCCGAGCAGGCGAGAAAGCTGCGGGCCGAGCTGATCATCATGGGAAGCCACGGCCGGACCGGCTTGCAGCGGCTGATGCTCGGGAGCGTCGCCGAGCGCACGCTCCGCTACGCGCGCTGCCCGGTGCTCGTCGTCAAGCGCTGAGGGGTCTCGCTAGAGCGCCGCCACGATCAGCCGCGCGCCGACCAGGGCGAGGGCCGCCGAGAGGCTGCGGATGATCCAGTCGGCGTGGATGCGCTGCGACAGGCGGGCGCCGAACTGCGCTCCCAGGACGGCGCCGACCGAGAGCGCGAGGACGCGGCGGATCCCCTGCTGGAAGAGCCCCGCCAGGACATGGGTGGCGCTGCCGGTGAGCGCCGTGATCGTGAGAACGAACAACGACGTGGCGGTCGCGACGTGGACGGGAAAGCCCAGCAGGTAGACGAGCGCGGGCACGTAGAGAAAGCCGCCGCCGATTCCCAGGAAGCTGGACAGGAAACCAAACACCGTGCTCAAGGCCGCCCCCAGGGCCAGCGTTGCGGGCCTCATGTCGGCGATCGCGCCCGCCCGGGGCTGGGCTTGCGCGATCCGCGCGGCCGCTCTTTTCCCCGTGCTGGCGGCGGAGAGGACCGCGACCAGAACCAGCAGCGAGCCGAAAAGAAGGTCGAACCAGCTCCGGCCGACCGCCGTGGTCGCCAGCGCCCCGGCGACCGCGCCCGGCATCGTCGCCAGCGCGAAGATCAGGCCCGAGCTGTAGGCGATGCGCTTCGATCTCGCGTATACCAGCGTGCCCGAGAGGGCGTTGAAAAAGACCACCGCGAGGGAGATGCTGGTGATCGTTTCCGGCGGGTCGTCCGGGTAGAGGAGAAGGAGGGCCGGAGCCAGCACGAATCCGCCTCCGGCCCCGATCAGGGCGCCGTAGCCCCCCGCGAAAAATCCCAGCGGCACCAGAGAAAGCAACTCCCAGTACGAGGCCATCCGCTTTTTTTAACACAGGGGCGCTCCGGTGTATACGGTTTCGGGCTGGCTAGGCCGAGACGCGGATTCTCGCGTCCACGACCAGACACCCCCGCCCGGGCGGGAGGGCGATCACGGGGTTCAGGTCGAGCTCCGCGATCTCCGGAACCTCTTCGACCAGCCGCGAAACGCGCAGCAGGAGCTCCTCGAGGGCGGCGATGTCCGCAGGCGGATGGCCGCGATAGCCCTGGAGCAGCCGAAAGCCGCGGATGGCGCGCACCATTTCGCTGGCGTCGCGATCCGTGATCGGCGTGAGGCGGAAGCAGACGTCCTTCAGAATCTCGACGTGGATGCCGCCGAGGCCGAATGCGAGGAGCGGGCCGAACAGCGGGTCCTGGGAGACCCCGATCATGACCTCGACGCCTCCGGTAATCATCGGCTGGATGAGAACGCCGTCCATTGCGTCGAGCTTTTTGCTCGCCGCTAGGCGATCCCGCAGGTCGTCGAAGGCGGCGCGGACGGCGGGCGCGTCCCGGAGATTCAAATAGACGCCGCCGACCTCGGTCTTGTGGACGATCGTGCGGGAGGCGAGCTTGAGCGCGACCGGGAACCCGATCTCGGCGGCGACGCGCTCGGCCTCCTCGGCGTCCCGGGCGATCGCCCCGGGGGAGAGAGGCAGCCTCAGGGCCGCGAGCACCGCTCGGGTCTCTTCGGCCGAGAGCCAGCAGGGCCCGCCGCGCCCCGCCGCGCTCCGGCAAACGCGCTGCGCCTCCCGCGGATCGATGTCCTCGAAATCGGGAATCACGCCTTCGGGCTGGCGGCGCCATTCGGAGTATTTGGCGAGCCGCCCGAGTGCCCGGGCGGCGTTCTCAGGGAACGGATAGTTCGGCAGCCGCTCGCCGTCCATGGAGAGCGGCCGGCGGCGGATCTCCTCGCCCATCACGCAGGCGAGGACGGTTTTGCCGGCGCCCTTGCCGGCGCGACTCTCGCGCACGCCGGCACAGATGGCCGCGGTGATCGACTCCAGCGAGGCGAGGCCGGCGTCGATCGTGAGCACGATCAAAGCGTCGATCTCCTCGGCGCCCAACAGGATCTCGGTCGCCTTGCGAAACTCCTCGGCCCCGGCCGACGCGATCATGTCGACCGGATTGGCCACGGCGGCGGTGGGCGGAAGGAAGCTGGCGAGCCGCTCGCGTGTCGCCGGCTGCAGGGGCTCGACGGCGAGCCCGTTCGCTTCGCAGCTGTCGGCGCAAAGGATTCCAAGCCCTCCGGCGTTGGTGAGGATCCCGACGCGGCGGCCGGGCGGCAGCGGCTGAGCGTCGAGCGCCGCGGCGACGTCGAACATCTCGTCGATGGTGTCGACGCGGATCACGCCCGCCTGATGGCAGAGAGCGTCGACGGCGACCTCGCTGGCGGCCAGGGCGGCCGTGTGTGAGCTGGCGGCGCGGAGCCCGGCGCCGGTTCTGCCGGCCTTCAACGCGACGATCGGCTTGTGGCGCCCCACCCGCCGGGCGATGCGGGCGAACCGGCGCGGGTTGCCGAACGATTCGAGGTAAAGCAGGATCACCGCGGTCTGGGGATCCTCGTCCCAGTACTGGAGCAGGTCGTTGCCGGAAACGTCCGCCTTGTTGCCCACGCTGATGAACTTGGAGAGCCCGAGGCCGCGCTCGCGCGCCAGCGTGATGATGGCGAGGCCGAGCGCGCCGCTCTGCGAGGAGAAAGCCACGCGGCCGGCGGGCGGGAAGATGGGCGAGAACGACGCGTTGAGACGCACGGCGGGATCGGTGTTCATCAGCCCGAGGCAGTTCGGGCCGACCAGGCGCATGCCGTAGCCGCGGACCTTTTCGACGAGCTGCTCCTGGAGGCGGGCGCCCTCGCGGCCGATCTCGGCGAAGCCGGCGCTGATCACCAGCGCCGCCCTGACGCCGCGGGCGGCGCAGTCGTCGATCACGCCGAGCACGGCTTGGGCCGGCACCGTGATGATCGCGAGGTCGGGGGCTTCGGGCAGCTCTCGAACCGACGGGTAGACCTTGCGCGACCCGATGAAGTCGGCGGTGGGGTTCACCAGGTAGACCGAGCCCCGGAAGCCCGCGGCCTCGATCGCCTTGAGGATCCGGTCCCCGATCGACCCGGGCTTGCGCGAGGCGCCGACGAGCACCACCGAGCGCGGCTGGAAGAACGGCCGGAGCGACGCCGTGGTCGAGACCCGGTCGCGCAGCTCCGCGCGCATGACGCTGGTCTCGGTCGGGACGAGCGAGAGATCGATCTCGACGTAGCCCTGGTCCATGCGGGTGCGGCACTCGAATCCCGAGTCGCGGAAAACGTCCAGCATCGCCTTGTTCTCGTGCATCGTGACGGCCCAGAGGCGGCGAAACCCGTTCGCCGCCGCGAGAAGCGCGAGCCGCTCGAGCAGGAGCGAGCCGATCCCCTTTCCCTGCAGGCGGTCGTCGACCGCCATCGCGACCTCTGCGGTCGCCTCGTCGCGAGCGGCATAGGTGCCCGCTGCGACGATCCTTTGCCGGTCGCCGGCCGCTCGCGTGACCACCAGCGTAAGGCGCTTGTCGGGAGCCGAGTTGTCGCAAAAGGTCTCGATGACTTTCTCCGCCGGCTCGGAGGCCGAAAAGAAGCGATAAACTCTCGAGCGGTTGGAGAGGCCGGCGAAGAATTCGGCGAGACCGGGCTTGTCCTCGGGACGGGCGATGCGCAGTGAAGCCGTGGTGCCGTCCCGCAGGATCAGTCGGCCGCCTTCCGGGGCATCCTGGGAAGGGACCGGAACATAGCGGGGGCGCAGGGGACGCATGAGATTCAGTCTCGCCGATTGCGTCGAGTTTCAACCGGTGACAGGTCCAGAGTCCAAGGTCCCGGGTCCGAGTTTGAAAACACGAGACTGTGGCGGTTGGACTCCAGACCCGATCAAGCCTGCTTGCTTTCGGTTTCGGCTTCGCCGTCGTGCCCGGCGACGAACCGCTTCAAGCCGACCGCCATCTCCCTCAGCCGGGCGCTCGTGCGCCGATTGACCTCGTCGGCGCCTTCGGGTCCCATCCCCGTGAGGACGGCCAGCCCCTCGTCCACGGTGCGCACCGGGTAGATGTGAAAACGCCCCTCCGCGACCGCGGCTACCACGTCCGCGCGCAGAACGAGATGGCGCACGTTGGCCTCGGGGATGATCACTCCCTGCCTGCCGGTCAGGCCCACGACCCGGCAGACGTCGTAAAAGCCTTCGATCTTCTCGTTGGCCCCCCCGATCGCCTGTACTTCCCCCCACTGGTTGACCGAACCCGTGACGGCGATGTCCTGGCGCAAGGGCACGCCGGAGAGGCGCGACAGGAGCGCGTAGAGCTCGGTCGAGGAGGCGCTGTCCCCCTCGACGCCGGAGTAGGACTGCTCGAAGCAAAGGCTCGCCGAAAGCGTCAGCGGTTGCTCCTGGCCGAAGCGGTTGCGCAGGTAACCGGCGAGGATCAGCACGCCCTTGTCGTGGATGCTGCCGCTCAGGCGCGACTCGCGCTCGATATTGATGATGCCGGCCTGGCCCATGCCGACGCTGGCGGTGACGCGACTCGGCCGGCCGAAAGCGTACTCGCCGATCTCCACCACGGACAGCCCGTTGATCTGGCCGATTTTCTTTCCGTCGATGTCGACCAGAATGGTGCCGTTGGCGATCAGCTCGCGGATGCGTTCCTCCAGGCGGTTGGAGCGGAAGATCCGGCTCTGGATCGCCTGTTCCACGTCCCGCGTCGACACCAGCTGCCGGTCCTCCTTGCGGGCCCAGAAGGCGGCCTCGCGGACCAGGTCGGTCACGTGGGCGCGCGACGCCAGCACCTTGCCGCGGTCGCCGGCCGCGCGGGAGCCGAACTCGATCAGCCGCTCGACCGCGCCGCGGTCCAGGTGGGGCAGCCCTTCTTCCCGGCAGAGGTCGGCGGCCCATTGCGCGTAGGCGAGCTGGTGGTCGGGATCGCGCTCCATGATCGGGTCGAAATCGGCCCTCACCTTGAAGATCTCGTGGAACTCCTCGTCCCAGTTGTACAGGAGGTGGTAGAGAAAGGAGCTGCCGAGGACGATGACCTTGGTGTTGACCTCGACCGGCTCGGGCTTCAGCCCCGAGGCGGAAAACAGGGCGAACGGCTCGTAGGTTTCCATCTCGATGCGGCCGCTCCGCAGCGTGCGCTTGAGCACTTTCCAGACCGCGGGCTCCATCAGCGCGTCCTCGAGGCTGAAGATCAGATAGCCTCCGTGCGCGCGCAGGAACGAGCCGGACTTGATGCGGGTGAAGTTGGTCACCACGCGGCCGAAGCGGTCGACCACGCGCTCGATCGTGCCGAACAGGTTGAGATACGTGGGCGCGCTCTCGACGATGACCGGAGCCCCCCGCGTCGCGCCGTTGTCCACGACGACGTTGACCTCGTATTCCAGAAACGGGTCGCGCTCGCGCGGCAGGGGGAGGAATGGCAGCGGGATGATCGAAACCGGCGATTCCTTGAATTCGTCGAGGTTGTTGAGGGCGTGCTCCTCGACCTCGCGGAGGTAGAGGTCCACTTCCTCGTTCTGGATCTCGTCGCGAATGCGCGACAGGATCGGGCGCAACAGGCGCTCGCAGAAACGGCGCTCGACTTCGCGGATGTCGTCTTCCATTTCGCGCATCAGCTCCTGCTGCTTGCGCGCCAGCCGCTCCATTTCCGCCGCCAGCTCCTGTTGCTGGCGTTCGACCTCGCGCCGCTCCTCGTCCGAGAGCTCGGCGTAGTCCTGCGGTTTCTGCAGGGGCTTCCCGCGGACCAGGGGGACGAAGTAGAGGTGCCCGCGCGGGCCGGGCTGGATGACGAATCCCTTCGAGCGCGCCAGCTCGGCGAACTGCTCGTTCAGCTCCTGGGCGCGGTTGGTGTACTTCTCGGTGAGCAGCGACTTTTCCTTGTCGAAGGCCTCCTGGCGAAAGGCCTTGGGCACCTCTTCCCGGAGCGTCTTTACCAGGTCCCGCATCAACAGCTTGAGGCGGTTCCCCTGGCCGGGCTTGAGGTAGATCGCCCGCGGCTCGTCGGGTTGCTTGAAGTTGTGGACATAAACCCAGTCTCCTGGGGTGGGCGCCTTGCCCGCACGCTCGGCCACCCAGCGCTTGAGAGGCTCCAGCTTGTCCGCACCGGCAAGGCCGGAGACGAAGATGTTGTAACCGGTCGCCGAAACGCCGAGACCCAGCTCCAGAGCGGCGAGCGCCCGGTCCTGCCCCACGAACGCGGCGGCCGGCCCCATCTCGCTCGTCGAAGCGAAGTCGAGCTTCATGTCGGCCACGAATCTGAGCTCCTCGGCCGTAAGCTCCCGCGGCTCCGGGCGTCCGCTCGACATCCAGCTCGGTTCTGAAGGGGTACTCGTTGCTTTGCTCATGCCTGATCCTTTTTACGCCGGGCCTTGGGTAAGGTAATGCGCAGCACTCCGTCCTTGAACTCGGCCTCGATACCGTCGCGGTCGACCGACTCCGGGAGCCGGATCCGCCGCATGAAATAGCCGGAAGAACGCTCCATCGCGTGGAACCGCCCGCTCTGGCGACTCGTCTCCAGCGACCTCCATCCCTGAAGGACCAGGTCGCCGTCCTCCACCTCCACCTTGACGTCGCCGGCTTTGACGCCGGGGAGATCGGCTTCGAGAACGAACGCGGCTGCCGTTTCGAAGAGGTCGACCGACGGCTGCCAACCTCGTATCTCGCGGCAGAATCCCCAGGGGCGGTGGATCATCTCGTCGAACAAGCGCTCCACCTCCTGCGAGACGTGCATCGGAAACGAGACGGGCTCGTTACGCTTCTTTGCCATCGCCCGAATCTCCGGACCGCGAACGCGCGAAACGCGCGAGGACGATTCTTTCCGCTTCGAGCCAGTCGTCCAGGTCGTGACCGTGCTGTTTACCGCGGCTCAAATAGATCTCGTAAGCGAGCCGGGCGATGAGCGGCCGAAGGTCGGCGCGAGGAGGCGAGGAAGGAAGCGGCTCTTGTTCCACCACCCCGGGCAGGCCACGAAGACTCTGATCTCCGACGGTCGCCTCCGGCGGGTATTCGCCGTTATCGTTCTGGGTCATGGCTTTCCCCGATTCACGAACGAACGCAAGCGTTTGTTGCGGAAACATTCGCAACCATTATGCCAGGACAGCCGCTCGACACTCGCGATTTTCCGGGGCTTTTGCCGCTGAATTCTGGCTCGTTCCCGCCGGTGCAAAGACCCGGCCGGGCGGGCCGCAGAGATGAGAAGACAGAGCCTTGGAAATGTTTCGTGGCATAGCGCTTGCAGTCCACTCACTCAGAAGGAGCGATCGATGAGCGAGATCTATCCGGCTTTGCCGGAAGACACCGGCCTTGCCGAAGAATATTTCGACACGCTACGCCGGGCCCAGTACCTGGAGCCGGAAAAGGCCCTGCTTCATGCGATTCTCAAGGACGCCATCGACGCTTATCTCAAGTGCAGCTCGGCGCGCGACCGCGCCGGGAAAGAGCGCTTCGCCGAAGCGGAACGGTGGATCATGGACACTTCCGACACCTGGATCTTCTCTTTCCAGAACGTCTGCGAGCTGCTCGGTCTCGATCCCGGGTACATCCGGCGCGGTCTGCGGGAGCTCAAAGAAAAGCCCCTGGAGAAAAGAAAGCGCCGTCGAAAGTGGGCTGAGGGCCCGGGACAATAGGAGTCCCGGATTTCCGGTTCCCGGTTTTCACTTCCCGCTGTTGAGCCTGCGACCTGATTCGCGGCGACACGGCTGGCCCGGCGCGCGCCAGCGTTATACTCCGCCTGCATAGTTTCGAGCTCACCGATAAACCGCCACCGCATCGCGGGTTTCCCAGGCTTCGAGCCGCCTCATCGGGCGGCGATGCGGACCGTGCTCGCCTGCGGCCCTTTCTCTCCCGGCTCCTCGTGAAAGTAGACGGGCGTGCCGACCTTCAGCCGGTCGAACCCCGGAGGCAGGACCGAGTTTCTGTGAAAGTAGATCTCGCGCCCGTCGGCGGACTCCAGAAAACCGTAATCTTCTTCGGGGAAGAGCTTCACGACCACCGCGCGGGGCGGCGGCTCGTGGCGCTTGACCTTTCCCCGCTGCCGCCGGGCGAAGTCCTGGAGCTTGCGCGCGGCGGCATTGAACGCGTCGCGAATCGCCACGTACGGATCTTCGTGCGCCGCCTCCCGGGTCGGCTCGCGGCATTCGGCGAGCTCCTTTTCCGGCGGCTCGAGAGGCTCGGGCTTTTCGGCCTCGAGGTGGGTGGGCTCTCTGTTGACGACCAGCTCTCCCCCGGGAACGGTGAGGTCGATGCGCACCAGGTAGGCTTTGCCCTTGTGGTGACGGCGGTGCGGCGCCTCGACAACGACGCGGCATCCCATGATCCTGTCGTAAAAAGATTCGAGCTTTGCAGCTTTCTCCCTTATGTGGCTCTCGATCGCCTCCGAAGGAGGCATGTTGCGGAAGGTGATCTGCAAAGGAATTTTCATCTTCTTCCCCCCGGTTGTATCTGCCCGAAAAACCGGCAAGAGACGTGCCAGCGACAGCTCCCGGGAACTTGGAGCAAGTGTTTGAAATCGCGCAGCCGGTGTGCTCCCGGCACTACCGGGCAGCACTCCATTCTCATCGCTGAGAAGGGGAGACGCAAAGCTTCGCAGAGCTGCGCACAACGAGCTCTCTTCGACCTGTCTGCCGCGGGCCCGGTAAGCGAAAAATCGGCCATGCCCGGCCGTTCGAAGCAGGCATGATTATTGCCGCTCATCCCGGGTATCGTTCAGAAAAACCGAAGGAAGGAGATTTGGTATGCCGATCCTAAAGAAACTGAAGGATTTCCTGGACGAAGCGAAGGTCTCGTACGAGGTCTACAACCACCCGCTTGCGTACACGGCTCAGGAGATTGCGGCAAAGCAGCACTTTTCCGGAGATCAGATGGCCAAGGTCGTGATGCTGAAAGCCGACGGCGAGCTGGTGATGGCGGTGATCATGGGGAGCCAAAAAGTCAGCCTGAGCACGGCGCGTGAAAGCCTGGGCGCGCGCGAGGTGCAGCTGGCCACGGAAGACGAATTCGCGTCGCGCTTCCCCAACTGCGAGATCGGCGCGATGCCCCCGTTCGGCAATCTTTTCGGCATCCCGGTCTACGTCGACCCGGCCCTCCAAGAGGACGAGTTCATCTACTTCAACGCGGGAAACCACGTCCAGACGGTGAGGATGAGATACAAGGATTTCGAGAGCCTGGTCCATCCGAAAATCGTTCGCCTGACAGAGCCCCGCAAGCGCAAGGCCGCCTAGTTTCTCTCCGCCACGGGATTCGAGTGTACTGCCGCGTCATAGCATGCGACTTCGACGGCACCGGAGCCACCGACGGACGGCTCGCTCCGGAGCTGCTCGCCGCCCTCGAAGCCGCGCGGATGCAGGGGGTCGCGAGAATCCTCGTCACCGGGCGGGTCCTCGAGGAGATCGAGAGCGCGTGCGAGCAGACGTTACCCTTCGACGCGGTCGTCGCCGAAAACGGCGCGATCGTGTGGCTCTGCCGCCAGCAGCGCACGATTCAGCTGGGAGAGCCGCCGCCGGACCGCTTTCTGGGCCAGCTCAGAGCCAGGGGGGTGCCGTTCCACACCGGGACGGTCATCGTCGGCACGTGGGAGCACCACACAACCCAGCTTCTCGATCTCATCCGCCGCTTCGGCCTGGACGGGCAGCTCATCTTCAATCGCGGCGCGCTCATGCTGCTCCCGAGCGGCGTCAATAAGGCGGTCGGCGTGCGGCGCGCGCTCGAAGAGCTGGCGCGTTCGGAGCACAACCTGATCGCGTTCGGTGATGCGGAAAACGACATCCCGTTGCTGCTGGCGGCGGAGCTGGGGGTGGCGGCGCGCGGCGCGGTTGCCTCGGTCACGGCGATGGCGGACGACCACCTCTCGCAACCGGGAGGAGCCGGAGTGGCGTTTTATATCCGCCGCCTGTTGAGCAACGGATGCACGGCGCCCACGCCCCGGCGCCACCGCATCGCCATCGGCAACACGCCGGACGGCGATCCGGTCCTCTTTCCCGCTTCGGGCGTGAACATGGTGATCAGCGGCGATCCCCGGTCGGGAAAGTCGTGGCTGGCCGGGCTGCTGGCGGAGCGTCTGATCGAGCGGGATTACCGGCTCTGCGTCATCGATCCGGAAGGCGATTATCTCGCGCTCGGGCAGCTCGGGAAGGTGCTGACCCTGGGGCGCGAGCTGCCGCTCCCTGCGGCGGCGGCGATCCCGAAGGTCCTGGCGCACCAGCGTTTGAGCGTCGTCGTCAACCTCTCGGCGCTGCCGCTGCGCGAGCAGCAGAAATACGTCGAGGAGCTGCTCGGCGCGCTCGCGGCCGCCCGCGAAACGACAGGCGTTCCACACTGGGTGTTGATCGACGAGGCGCATTACTTCTTCGCGGACGGCGGCTGCTCGCGGCAGCTTTCGA of Candidatus Zixiibacteriota bacterium contains these proteins:
- a CDS encoding HAD hydrolase family protein → MYCRVIACDFDGTGATDGRLAPELLAALEAARMQGVARILVTGRVLEEIESACEQTLPFDAVVAENGAIVWLCRQQRTIQLGEPPPDRFLGQLRARGVPFHTGTVIVGTWEHHTTQLLDLIRRFGLDGQLIFNRGALMLLPSGVNKAVGVRRALEELARSEHNLIAFGDAENDIPLLLAAELGVAARGAVASVTAMADDHLSQPGGAGVAFYIRRLLSNGCTAPTPRRHRIAIGNTPDGDPVLFPASGVNMVISGDPRSGKSWLAGLLAERLIERDYRLCVIDPEGDYLALGQLGKVLTLGRELPLPAAAAIPKVLAHQRLSVVVNLSALPLREQQKYVEELLGALAAARETTGVPHWVLIDEAHYFFADGGCSRQLSSRTGNFILATYRPSQLSDEVYAGVGAHAVTGSKIEDERYFLTKVLQACAPREIDARAALAAVTPGRVGLLLQDADGPRWQVFQPADRVTVHAHHGRKYADTRLPDEKAFRFLYNDEPLVAHNMLEFYKAIQKASPASLRHHLLAGDFSRWIAGVLGDEQLAHGLRKLERMAPAGAIPDREEILAHIDDYYLIGEEQEPG